The following coding sequences lie in one Alloacidobacterium dinghuense genomic window:
- a CDS encoding Dyp-type peroxidase: MTTPSPVDFADIQGLVRFGYGALTEASFVLLEIRDPSTARAWLDSAPVSTGVELAQAPDTALQIAFTCEGLRALGIGEDILTGFSAEFYSGMAGDKNRSRRLGDVGANSPQYWEWGGSSKNPHLVVMIYAREGQLEAWSQTIRGADWESAFSVLDCLPTSNLFGVEPFGFTDGISQPTIDWKRQRQPKEDQIAYGNLVALGEFLLGYPNEYGKYTDRPLIATNDEKSVLLFAEDKPALYDLGRNGTYLVLRQLTQDVRGFWQFLDRQANSDPQTRQTLAEAFVGRKQNGKPLVDLSKEPIEGIDKKDAIQNQFTFDSDTNGLRCPLGAHIRRANPRTTDLPGASDNVFSKLKHTLGFGEGSYGQDVIASTRFHRLLRRGREYGPGLSVADALQPAPPDDANRGIHFISLGANISRQFEFVQSAWVMSSKFAGLTGESDPLLGNREPILPCGGTSAFSLTQENTAKRQIMALPQFITVRGGAYFFLPGIRALRFLVKAGSI; the protein is encoded by the coding sequence ATGACCACGCCATCTCCAGTCGATTTTGCAGACATACAAGGCCTGGTGCGTTTTGGATACGGAGCGCTTACAGAAGCCTCATTTGTTCTGCTTGAAATTAGAGATCCGTCGACGGCGCGCGCGTGGCTTGACTCCGCACCTGTTTCGACTGGCGTGGAGTTGGCTCAAGCACCCGACACTGCGTTGCAGATTGCATTTACGTGCGAAGGGCTCCGCGCTCTCGGCATTGGAGAAGATATCCTCACGGGCTTCTCCGCTGAGTTCTACTCGGGAATGGCCGGAGATAAGAACCGTTCGCGACGGCTCGGTGACGTGGGAGCAAACTCTCCGCAATACTGGGAGTGGGGCGGATCGAGCAAGAACCCTCATCTGGTTGTGATGATCTACGCACGCGAAGGTCAACTCGAGGCCTGGTCGCAGACGATTCGCGGAGCAGACTGGGAAAGCGCCTTTTCCGTGCTGGATTGTCTCCCCACCTCAAATCTGTTCGGAGTGGAACCATTCGGTTTTACAGACGGCATCAGTCAGCCCACAATTGACTGGAAGCGGCAACGTCAGCCCAAAGAGGATCAGATCGCCTATGGAAACCTGGTGGCATTGGGCGAGTTTCTCTTAGGCTACCCGAACGAATACGGCAAATATACAGATCGTCCGCTGATCGCCACCAACGACGAGAAATCGGTTTTACTATTCGCCGAAGACAAGCCTGCGCTTTACGATCTAGGCAGAAACGGGACTTATCTCGTTCTCCGCCAACTGACCCAGGACGTTCGCGGCTTCTGGCAATTTCTCGACCGACAGGCAAATTCCGATCCCCAGACCCGACAGACTTTGGCAGAAGCATTTGTGGGCCGGAAGCAGAATGGCAAGCCTCTGGTGGATCTCAGTAAGGAGCCAATTGAAGGCATCGACAAGAAGGATGCGATTCAAAATCAATTCACTTTTGATTCGGACACCAACGGTTTGCGCTGCCCTTTGGGCGCGCACATTCGCCGCGCGAATCCTCGAACAACTGATCTCCCCGGCGCCAGCGACAATGTCTTTTCGAAACTGAAACACACATTGGGCTTCGGTGAAGGCAGCTATGGGCAGGATGTGATCGCTTCAACACGTTTTCATAGGCTGCTCCGCCGCGGAAGGGAATATGGCCCTGGTCTCTCGGTGGCAGATGCTTTGCAACCAGCGCCGCCCGATGACGCAAACCGTGGAATACATTTCATCAGTCTCGGGGCAAATATCTCGCGCCAATTTGAATTTGTGCAAAGCGCATGGGTGATGAGCAGTAAGTTTGCAGGCCTTACAGGTGAAAGCGATCCGCTACTCGGCAACCGTGAGCCGATTCTCCCTTGTGGAGGGACAAGCGCTTTTTCCCTTACACAAGAAAACACTGCGAAGCGCCAGATCATGGCACTTCCGCAGTTCATCACAGTTCGAGGAGGAGCTTACTTTTTCCTGCCGGGCATTCGTGCTTTGCGTTTTCTTGTCAAGGCAGGATCGATATAG
- a CDS encoding helix-turn-helix domain-containing protein, which translates to MQINDHWVMTVPIQRDIYPNLKLRIYTSGLRQNRMAKMLGIDEAHLSKIINGFREPSEDLRARIAELLHCDSAWLFHKVFVTEESPVMDSELRPPSK; encoded by the coding sequence ATGCAAATAAACGATCATTGGGTTATGACAGTGCCAATTCAACGTGACATCTACCCGAATTTGAAGCTGCGGATCTACACCAGCGGTCTTCGTCAAAACAGAATGGCAAAGATGCTCGGAATTGATGAAGCGCATCTCAGCAAAATTATTAACGGATTTCGCGAACCCAGCGAGGATCTGCGAGCGCGAATTGCGGAACTTCTCCACTGCGATTCGGCGTGGTTATTCCACAAGGTCTTCGTGACCGAGGAGAGCCCGGTAATGGACAGCGAACTCCGGCCTCCGAGCAAATAG
- a CDS encoding sigma-54 interaction domain-containing protein: protein MLGEIVVIGENRTVHACLHQAFRDDTYSLLWLRDVPEAVPYLREPSCKALVALFCNVTMRREQDFNLLSEISTTHPHLQILLLPENARSLPSDLPVRNGNVHMLQKSASVDGLIQTVQHAARTAGILTEKARLEDRTTHSEGLLGGSSPLFSTAFLTRVGMADVPVLLQGETGAGKEVVARRLCAYSPRAHKPFLKLNCAALPSELVESELFGYEKGAFTGAIVDKPGKFEIAQGGTILLDEIGDMDIRLQAKLLQVLQDGEIQPLGSSRTVRVDVRVLAATHCNLRRAIEQGNFREDLYYRLNVINIVIPPLRERKNEILSLANVLLRRHVRPGEEMPHITEELKRTMLEYHWPGNVRELENIMRRFIVYQHPSMLVDELNQAIGCSKPKPVAIANHHHGISVQNGSSNGSSSIDRLAEQSRIAESKLLLEALEATRWNRRQAAASLNLEYRAFLYKLQKYGIADKRDRAEDKYVS from the coding sequence ATGTTAGGCGAGATTGTTGTAATCGGCGAAAATCGGACCGTACATGCCTGCCTGCACCAGGCCTTTCGCGACGACACGTACAGCCTTCTTTGGCTGAGAGACGTCCCGGAAGCAGTCCCCTATCTTCGCGAACCGTCGTGCAAGGCGCTTGTAGCCCTTTTCTGCAATGTAACCATGCGGCGGGAGCAGGACTTTAACCTCTTATCAGAAATCTCTACGACTCATCCCCATCTCCAGATTCTTCTGCTTCCGGAGAATGCAAGAAGCCTGCCCAGCGATCTTCCCGTGCGCAACGGCAACGTTCACATGCTTCAAAAATCCGCATCTGTGGATGGTTTGATCCAGACAGTTCAGCACGCAGCTCGCACTGCCGGCATCCTGACGGAGAAAGCTCGACTGGAAGACAGGACTACACATTCTGAGGGACTGCTCGGTGGAAGTTCTCCGCTGTTTTCTACGGCATTTCTCACTCGTGTTGGAATGGCCGATGTGCCCGTTCTGCTGCAAGGAGAAACTGGAGCTGGCAAAGAGGTAGTGGCTCGGCGTTTGTGTGCGTATTCTCCACGGGCCCACAAGCCATTTCTTAAGTTGAATTGCGCTGCATTGCCCTCGGAGTTAGTCGAGAGTGAATTGTTCGGCTATGAGAAGGGTGCTTTTACGGGCGCGATTGTTGACAAGCCGGGCAAATTTGAAATCGCTCAGGGCGGAACCATTTTGCTGGATGAGATCGGAGACATGGACATCCGTCTTCAGGCAAAGCTTCTTCAAGTGCTCCAGGACGGCGAGATCCAACCTCTCGGCAGCAGTAGGACAGTAAGAGTCGACGTGCGCGTACTTGCGGCAACACATTGCAATCTTCGACGCGCGATTGAGCAAGGTAATTTCCGCGAAGATCTGTACTATCGGCTAAACGTCATCAACATCGTCATTCCCCCTTTGCGCGAGCGGAAGAATGAAATCCTTTCCCTGGCGAACGTACTGCTGCGCAGGCATGTGCGTCCGGGTGAAGAAATGCCGCACATCACCGAAGAGCTAAAGCGAACGATGCTGGAGTACCACTGGCCCGGCAATGTGCGCGAATTGGAAAATATCATGCGCCGTTTTATCGTCTATCAGCATCCATCCATGCTGGTCGACGAATTAAATCAGGCGATTGGGTGCTCGAAGCCCAAGCCAGTTGCAATTGCCAATCACCATCATGGAATTTCCGTCCAGAATGGCTCCTCGAATGGCTCATCATCCATCGATCGTCTGGCCGAACAATCTCGTATAGCCGAATCCAAGCTCTTATTGGAAGCCTTGGAGGCCACGCGATGGAACCGGCGACAGGCTGCCGCCAGTCTCAATCTGGAATACAGAGCGTTTCTCTACAAGCTGCAGAAGTACGGAATCGCCGACAAGAGAGACCGGGCCGAAGATAAGTACGTCTCTTAG
- a CDS encoding NRAMP family divalent metal transporter, translating into MLKRWRTRIFLFLAVLGPGFITANVDNDPNGILTYSQAGAHFGYALLWTMIPITLALIIVQEMCARMGVVTGKGLSDLIREEFGLRMTFIVMVLLVIVNFGNVIGEFAGIAGSMQLFHLSKYISVPICGVLVWLLAVRGDYKSVEKIFLTASAFYIAYIITGVLAGPSWRTAIVATVELPPRTLWGQHDYLYMVVSVIGTTIAPWMQFYLQSSIVEKGVSVRKYAATRLDVIVGSIFTDVVAWFIIVACAATLWAHGLGNIAMPADAAEAMKPLAGSYAFLLFAFGLFNASFFAASVLPLSTSYTVCEGLGFESGVDKSFRQAPFFYWLYTLLIAGGAAVVLIPDFPLVQFSIFSQALNGILLPIVIVFMLRLINRKDLMGTHVNSHWFNVAAWLTAIIVTVLSGMLVIQQVGTMWKH; encoded by the coding sequence ATGTTGAAACGATGGAGAACCCGGATATTTCTGTTTCTTGCTGTGCTCGGACCGGGATTCATAACAGCGAATGTAGATAACGACCCGAACGGAATTCTTACCTATTCGCAGGCAGGTGCGCACTTCGGCTACGCGCTGCTCTGGACAATGATTCCTATTACCCTCGCGCTGATCATCGTTCAGGAAATGTGCGCGCGGATGGGCGTTGTAACAGGCAAAGGCCTGAGCGATCTCATCCGCGAAGAGTTTGGCCTGCGCATGACGTTCATCGTCATGGTGCTTCTGGTCATCGTCAATTTCGGAAACGTCATTGGCGAATTCGCAGGCATTGCCGGAAGTATGCAGCTTTTTCATCTGTCGAAATACATCTCTGTTCCAATCTGCGGGGTGCTGGTGTGGCTGCTTGCAGTTCGCGGAGACTATAAAAGCGTTGAAAAGATCTTTCTCACAGCGTCTGCTTTTTACATCGCTTACATCATTACGGGTGTTCTTGCCGGGCCTAGCTGGCGAACGGCCATCGTTGCGACAGTCGAATTGCCGCCGCGAACACTTTGGGGGCAGCACGACTATCTCTACATGGTAGTAAGCGTAATTGGGACGACGATTGCTCCCTGGATGCAGTTTTACTTGCAGTCCTCCATCGTTGAAAAGGGAGTCAGCGTCAGAAAGTATGCGGCTACGCGGCTTGATGTGATTGTTGGCTCGATTTTCACGGACGTTGTTGCGTGGTTCATCATTGTTGCTTGCGCGGCAACGCTCTGGGCGCATGGCCTGGGCAATATTGCCATGCCTGCCGACGCGGCGGAGGCGATGAAACCCCTGGCGGGATCGTATGCCTTTCTGCTTTTTGCCTTCGGGTTATTCAATGCGTCTTTCTTCGCGGCGTCGGTTTTGCCTCTTTCCACCTCATACACAGTTTGCGAAGGTCTTGGCTTCGAATCGGGAGTGGACAAAAGCTTCCGGCAGGCGCCGTTTTTCTATTGGCTTTACACTCTACTGATAGCGGGCGGTGCAGCGGTTGTGTTGATCCCGGATTTTCCGCTCGTGCAGTTCTCCATCTTTTCCCAGGCTCTCAACGGCATCTTGCTGCCTATCGTGATCGTTTTCATGCTGCGGTTGATCAACCGCAAGGATTTGATGGGAACGCATGTGAATTCTCACTGGTTCAATGTTGCCGCCTGGCTGACGGCAATCATTGTGACCGTATTGTCGGGGATGTTGGTAATACAGCAGGTAGGGACCATGTGGAAGCACTGA
- a CDS encoding DegT/DnrJ/EryC1/StrS family aminotransferase encodes MQFIDLKAQYRKLKSDIDSRIQTVLDHGQYILGPEVAELEDRLAARTGAKHCIGCASGTDALLMAMMALEIGSGDEVITSPFTFFATGEMIALLGAVPVFVDIDPETYNIDPVRIEAAITPRTKAIMPVSLYGQCADFDPINEIAARHGIPVIEDAAQSFGGTYKGRESGNLSTIGCTSFFPSKPLGCYGDGGAIFTSDDSLARRMLELRNHGQDRRYHHTSIGINGRLDTIQAAILLAKLDVFDEELAARQKAAATYNKLLKDPVQAPVVRDGYTSPYAQYTIEVDDRDAVQQALQRAGIPTAVHYPVPLHLQPVFRHMNLGEGGFPLSERAGERVLSLPMHPYLEASQIVQIAETLRRVVADVTTVTK; translated from the coding sequence CTCGATCATGGCCAGTACATCCTTGGACCGGAGGTTGCCGAACTCGAAGACCGCCTCGCCGCACGCACCGGCGCGAAGCACTGTATCGGTTGCGCCAGTGGAACCGACGCACTGTTGATGGCGATGATGGCGCTTGAAATCGGTTCAGGCGACGAGGTCATCACCTCGCCGTTCACCTTCTTCGCTACTGGAGAAATGATCGCGCTGCTCGGAGCGGTCCCCGTCTTCGTTGACATCGATCCGGAGACCTACAACATCGATCCGGTCAGGATCGAAGCCGCGATTACGCCGCGCACCAAGGCAATCATGCCCGTGAGCCTTTACGGCCAGTGCGCCGACTTTGACCCGATCAACGAAATCGCAGCCAGGCACGGCATCCCCGTCATCGAAGACGCCGCACAGAGCTTTGGTGGAACTTACAAGGGCCGCGAATCCGGCAACCTCAGCACCATCGGCTGCACCAGCTTCTTTCCGTCGAAGCCGCTGGGCTGCTACGGCGATGGCGGAGCGATCTTCACCAGCGACGACAGCCTCGCCCGCCGCATGCTGGAGTTGCGCAATCACGGGCAAGACCGCCGCTACCACCACACGAGCATCGGCATCAATGGCCGCCTCGATACCATCCAGGCAGCGATTCTGCTGGCCAAACTGGATGTCTTCGACGAAGAGCTAGCGGCGCGCCAGAAGGCCGCGGCGACGTACAACAAGTTGCTAAAGGACCCAGTACAAGCGCCGGTGGTTCGCGATGGATACACCAGCCCATATGCGCAGTACACCATTGAAGTCGATGACAGGGATGCCGTTCAGCAAGCCTTGCAACGGGCCGGAATCCCTACCGCCGTCCACTATCCGGTTCCGCTGCACCTGCAACCCGTCTTCCGCCACATGAATCTAGGTGAAGGTGGTTTCCCGCTATCCGAGCGGGCAGGCGAGCGTGTGCTGAGCCTTCCCATGCATCCGTATCTCGAAGCAAGCCAGATTGTCCAGATTGCGGAAACCCTCCGGCGGGTAGTCGCCGACGTGACTACGGTTACCAAATGA
- a CDS encoding magnesium transporter MgtE N-terminal domain-containing protein codes for MDEKRNGPSLALLLGTPVTEPKGSLFGRLKDIAVATGADAGRIAGLVLKTKKGLELVPATEVRSTPSGALELRSTDAVQPLQGDENFIFLKQDLLDQQIIDVHGRKVVRVNDVDLQWFSRDEKQDLRVREVEVGLRGAVRRLLLGVIPKHALDTFSRKFPARVIPWEFVDMIEVDPARRVKLKIEHERLAQLHPSDIADILEDLAPAEREAILTTLDEEVAAEALEEVEPKLQKALVESLDSETAAGIVEEMDPGAAADLLAELPEERSEAILEEMGAEERQEVEELLEFREDSAAGRMTTAYVQVPVQATVADGIEALRGFEGDPESITELYLVDEKEVLIGVVPLARMILAKPETRLEVLTEPRFISCQVHAHQNFVAELFDKYNLRALPVLDDDGRLVGVVQADHVIAFLRDKI; via the coding sequence ATGGACGAAAAACGCAATGGACCCAGCCTGGCTCTGCTGCTCGGGACCCCGGTAACCGAACCGAAAGGGAGTCTGTTTGGACGGTTGAAGGACATTGCTGTGGCGACCGGCGCCGATGCAGGCCGAATTGCCGGCCTGGTGTTGAAGACGAAGAAAGGGTTGGAACTGGTGCCCGCCACGGAGGTCAGGAGTACGCCAAGCGGAGCGCTCGAACTGCGCTCCACGGATGCCGTGCAGCCATTGCAGGGTGATGAGAACTTCATTTTTCTCAAGCAGGATCTGCTGGATCAACAGATTATCGATGTGCACGGGCGCAAGGTCGTACGCGTCAACGATGTCGATCTGCAATGGTTTTCCAGGGACGAGAAGCAGGATCTTCGCGTCCGGGAAGTTGAGGTAGGGCTGCGGGGCGCTGTGCGGAGGCTGCTGCTTGGGGTGATACCCAAACATGCCCTGGACACGTTTTCGCGCAAGTTCCCGGCGCGGGTGATCCCATGGGAATTTGTAGACATGATCGAGGTGGACCCCGCTCGACGGGTCAAGCTGAAGATCGAGCATGAGCGCCTGGCGCAGCTCCATCCATCCGACATTGCAGACATTCTGGAAGATCTTGCCCCCGCTGAACGCGAGGCAATTCTGACCACCCTGGACGAAGAAGTCGCGGCTGAAGCGCTGGAAGAAGTCGAACCAAAGCTGCAAAAGGCCCTGGTTGAATCTCTGGATTCGGAAACGGCAGCTGGAATTGTAGAGGAAATGGATCCGGGAGCTGCGGCTGACCTGCTGGCTGAGCTACCCGAGGAACGCTCCGAAGCAATTCTCGAAGAAATGGGCGCGGAAGAGCGGCAGGAGGTCGAAGAGCTCCTCGAATTCCGGGAGGATTCCGCAGCCGGCCGCATGACCACAGCGTATGTGCAGGTGCCGGTCCAAGCGACAGTTGCAGACGGGATTGAAGCCTTACGGGGGTTCGAGGGTGATCCTGAAAGCATTACCGAGTTGTATCTGGTCGACGAAAAGGAAGTCTTGATCGGTGTGGTGCCACTGGCCCGGATGATTCTGGCAAAGCCGGAGACGAGACTCGAGGTTCTCACCGAACCACGTTTTATTTCATGCCAGGTGCATGCTCATCAAAACTTCGTTGCCGAACTGTTTGATAAGTACAATCTGCGCGCGTTACCCGTGCTGGATGATGATGGAAGGTTGGTGGGCGTTGTACAAGCGGATCATGTCATCGCTTTTTTGCGGGACAAGATTTAG
- a CDS encoding STAS domain-containing protein, translating into MKLNTRQVDGVTILDLSGRITLGEGSVQLRDAIRDLLAKGSKLILLNLADVNYIDSSGIGELVSAYTTVRNQGGELKLLNLTKKVHDLLQITKLYTVFDVKDDEASAIASYTRA; encoded by the coding sequence ATGAAGCTGAATACCCGTCAGGTCGACGGAGTAACCATACTCGATCTTAGCGGCCGCATTACCCTCGGCGAAGGCAGTGTGCAGTTGCGCGATGCGATTCGGGATTTACTGGCAAAGGGATCAAAACTCATTCTGCTCAACCTTGCCGACGTGAATTACATCGACAGCTCGGGCATCGGCGAGTTGGTCAGCGCCTACACCACAGTCCGCAATCAGGGCGGTGAATTGAAGCTTCTGAACCTGACGAAGAAGGTTCACGATCTGCTTCAGATTACCAAGCTCTACACAGTTTTTGACGTGAAAGATGACGAAGCCAGCGCAATCGCATCGTATACGCGCGCCTAA
- a CDS encoding ATP-binding protein — protein sequence MSMHYGEDQQLTGSQASRITYTLESSLDSVNRVEQTAEQMAKKAGVDEDEVFRIAMAVREAAVNAVLHGNSYDPDKRITASFENTGDSLVIRIADQGKGLDPDTLPDPLAPENLLRGSGRGIFLIRSFMDEVHFKLLHPGTELTLIKHLGTAQTGS from the coding sequence ATGTCCATGCATTATGGCGAGGATCAACAATTGACGGGATCGCAGGCAAGCCGGATAACGTATACACTCGAATCTTCGCTGGACAGCGTGAACCGGGTTGAGCAAACAGCCGAGCAGATGGCCAAGAAGGCCGGAGTGGACGAAGATGAGGTGTTTCGCATCGCCATGGCGGTGCGGGAAGCAGCAGTGAATGCAGTTCTGCATGGCAATTCCTACGATCCGGACAAACGGATTACGGCATCCTTTGAAAATACGGGCGATTCGTTGGTGATTCGCATCGCCGATCAGGGAAAGGGGCTCGATCCTGATACGCTGCCCGATCCCCTTGCACCGGAAAATTTGTTGCGCGGTTCGGGCCGCGGAATCTTTCTCATCCGCTCTTTTATGGATGAGGTACACTTCAAGCTATTGCATCCTGGAACCGAGCTGACACTGATTAAGCATCTTGGGACCGCTCAAACCGGCAGTTAG
- a CDS encoding MerR family transcriptional regulator, giving the protein MLADRFTTGDVLEMTGVTARQLQWWDEKRVVVPEREGRNRIYSTADLVEILVIEELRRKHISLQQVRRVLRFLRREVHSRLADIVQGSKEHHLLLDGKHVYLESDSRQIVDLMRNTNQPMLLICLTDTVSRLKVDVNEVLAKAPRKPVSRYRSKRRAPEVARTA; this is encoded by the coding sequence ATGTTGGCAGACCGCTTCACCACCGGCGATGTTCTGGAAATGACTGGCGTCACCGCGCGCCAGTTGCAGTGGTGGGATGAAAAGCGCGTAGTTGTACCAGAGCGCGAAGGCCGCAATCGGATCTACTCGACCGCAGATCTGGTCGAAATTCTCGTCATCGAAGAGCTTCGTCGCAAGCACATCTCATTGCAGCAGGTGCGTCGGGTTTTGCGCTTCCTGCGCCGGGAAGTGCACAGTCGGCTGGCCGACATCGTCCAGGGCAGTAAGGAACACCATCTGCTCCTGGATGGGAAGCACGTCTATCTGGAGTCAGATTCGCGTCAGATTGTTGACCTCATGCGCAACACAAATCAGCCGATGCTGTTGATATGTTTAACGGACACCGTCAGCCGGCTGAAGGTTGACGTGAATGAAGTCCTGGCCAAAGCGCCACGGAAGCCGGTCAGTCGGTACCGGAGCAAAAGGAGGGCACCGGAAGTAGCCAGAACAGCATAA